Below is a window of Drosophila miranda strain MSH22 chromosome 3, D.miranda_PacBio2.1, whole genome shotgun sequence DNA.
aaagccGGCAGGATGATCTAGGGATTCCGTCTTCAGAGAGAAACAACAGGGATGACCGGTATCAAGAGCAAAGGCCAAAACAGTATCCCCAGCGGAGATCGTATCAGCGGGAGGAGACTGCAAAGAATCTACCACAAGGCCAAAGATTTCAGGAAATCCCTTGCAACAATGATTTGTGCCCATTTGTAAACCCAAATTTTCCAGAGAATACCTCATCGAAGAGAAATAGCCAAGATGACCGGCCGCTCAAATCAAACCCGACTTCAAAgaaaatggatagcagccagGAAGAGTCAACGGATCTAAACGAAATCGATGATTGTCTTTGCGAGGATGAGTCCATGATTACAGAGAAAAGTTCAGAAAAGAGAAATATCCGCTTGGAAGAATCAAGGGGTCCAGTGACAGcctcaacaaaaagaaacAGCGGAGATGACCGCCAGGAAGAACCAAGTGTTCCAGAGGTTGTCTCTTCAGAGAAAGGTAGTCGTCGGGAAGAACTAAGTGTTCCAGATACTACCTCATCGAAGAGATATAGCCAAGAGAACCGGCAGCCCAAATCAAACCCGACTTCAAAgaaaatggatagcagccaaGAAGAGTCAACGGATCTAAACGAAATCGATGATTGTCTTTGCGAGGATGAGTCCATGATTACAGAGAAAAGTTCTAAAAAGAGAAATATCCGCTTGGAAGAATCAAGGGGTCCAGTGACAGCCTCACCAAAAAGAAACAGCCGAGATGACCGCCAGGAAGAACCAAGTGTTCCAGAGGTTGCCTCTTCAGAGAAAGGTAGTCGTCGGGAAGAACCAAGTGTTCCAGATACTACCTCATCGAAGAAAAATAGCCAAGAGAACCGGCAGCCCAAATCAAACCCGACTTCAAAgaaaatggatagcagccaaGAAGAGTCAACGGCTCTAAACGAAATCGATGATTATCTCCGCGAGGATGATTCCATGGTTCCAGAGAAAACTTCAGAAAAGAGAAATATCCGCCTGGAAGATTCAAGGGATCCAGGGACAGcctcaacaaaaagaaacAGCCGAGATGACCGCCAGGAAGAGCCAAGAGTTCCAGAGGTTACCTCACCAAAGAGAAGTAATCGTCGGGAAGAACCAAGTGTTCCAGATACTACCACATCGAAGAGAAATAGCCAAGAGAATCGGCCTCCAAAATCAATAACTACATCAAAGAAAATGGATATCAGCCAAGAAGAGTCAACGGATCTAAACGAAATCGATGATTATCTCCGCGAGGATGATTCCATGGTTCCAGAGAAAACTTCAGCAAAGAGAAATATCCGCCTGGAAGATTCAAGGGATCCAGTGACAGcctcaacaaaaagaaacAACCGAGATGACCGCCAGGAAGAGCCAAGAGTTCCAGAGGTTACCTCGCCAAAGAGAAGTAGTCGTCGGGAAGAACCAAGTGTTCCAGATACTACCTCATCGAAGAGAAATAGCCAAGAGAATCGGCCACCCAAATCAATAACGACATCAAAGAAAATGTATGACAGCCAAGAAAAGTCAACGGATCTAAACGAAAGCGATGATTGTCGCTGCGAGGATGAGTCCCTGTTTCCAGAGAAAACTTCAGCGAAGAGAAATATCCGTCTGGAAAAGGCCAGCGTTTCAGAGAATGCCTCTCCAAAAAAAAGTAGTAATCGAGAAGAGCCCATAGTTCCAGTGATTGCTTCATCGAAGAGAAACTGGCGAGACGATCATACGGATGATCTGAGAGTTCCAAGGATTCAATCTTCAAAAAGAAACAACCAAGAGGACTGGCAACAAGAGCAAAGGCCAAGACGGTATCCCCAGCGGAGATCGTATCAGGGAGAGGAACCTGCAAAGAATCTACCACAAGGCCAAGCATTTGAGGAAATAATCCCTTGCAACAATGATTTGTGCCCATTTGTAAAACCAAATTTTCCAGAGAATACCTTATCGAAGAGAAATAGCCCAGATGACCGGCAGCCCAAATCAAGACCGACATCAAAGAAAATGGATAGAAACCAAGAAGAGTCATCGGATCTATACGAGGTCGATGATTGCCTCTGCGAGGATGACCTTATGGGTCCCCAAGAAATTacctcaacaaaaagaaataGCCGGCAGGATGTTCTGGGGATTCCGTCTTCGAAAAGAAACAACCGAGATGACCGGCAACAAGAGCAAACGAAAAGACAATATCCTCAGCGGAGATCGTATCAGGGAGAGAAGCCTGCGAAGAATCTACCACAAGGCCAAAGATTTGAGGAAATCCCAAATCGAAATTTTCCAGAGAATACCTCATCGAAGAGAAATAGCCCAGATGACCGGCAGACCAAATCAAGACCGACATCACCGGATCTGTACGAAGTCGATGATTGCCTCTGCGAGGATGAGTCCATGGTTCCAGAAAAAACGCCAGCAAAGAGAAATATCCGCCAGGAGGAGCCGAGTGTTTCAAAGATAGCCTCACCAACCAGAAGTAGTCGTTGGAAAGAACCCAGTGTGCCCGGGACTGCCCCACCAAAGAGAAACAGTCAGAACGACCGTAAGGGAAAATTTGCACCTACTTCACAGAAAATTAATGTCGGAAATGAAAAGCCAATGGAGCCAAAGGAAGTCGATGATTGCCGTTGTGATGAGAATGTAGAGATCGCCGCATCAAAGAGAAACAGGAATAAAAATAGTAGAAAGGATGATGAGAAGGATACTAAAGCACAGACGGATAATACGAAGGGAAGTCGAAACAATAATGAAGAACCGAAGAAATCCACACCCAAAAAGAACAATACTTTTAAAAATTATGTAAACGAACAGAAGTGTGAATGCGATGATGCTGATAATTCTTACCGGCAGCCCGATAACTATTCGAAGAAGGCTAATGGGAGAAATATTCCACACAGTACGAAAGAGTCCACGAGAACTTCAATTAAAAAGAACGTTACAGCGGTCCCAACGAGGACTGGAAGAGAAGATGAAAAGGATAACAGTGACAGTGAGTACTGTGATTGCCAGATTGGGGTGGAGTCCCCAAATGGGAAAAACATAAGAAGCAAATCTGGGAACAGTAGAAATACTGAAGACGTTGAAGAAGTGAATGAAAAAGGTAGGAATATGCGTTTAGATataaagaaaaaggaaaacgGTACAGAAAGTATGGATGATTTGGAGGATTCTACCAGTTTATGTGATTGCGAATGCTTTTGCGAGGACGAAGAGGAGAAGCCAACAGATGACAAAGCGGAGGAGGAGACGTCCGCCAAGAAGAAGCTTCGTACTCAGCAGATCGCCAAGGCAACGCCACGGAGCCAGTCCACTGCAGGTCGGTCCAGTGCGACCCCAAAGTCTAGGCTCAGGCGTAGCTCCAACGCGGAAGAGATGGCAAAGAAGCCCATTTCTTCGAGAAGTAGCAAACACAATCGTCATATCAGCGGTAAGAGATCCATGAAAAACGCCGACTATGATGGTGGCACCAGTAGCCGCTGCCCCTTTGATTTAAACAGGGCTTCATACTACATTTGCCAATTACAGGATGATGATGAAGAGAATCAGTATCTGATTATAGTGCCCGAAGCTAAATATCGTAGGATGAGTGTCAACAGGACTTGCCCAGGACAAGAGCTTGCGAAGAGGAAGCCCTGCACCCCGCGGCAGTGCTCTGGCTTCGATACTTTGTCCTGGGCCAGTCCAAAGCCCGCTCACCAGTCGTCTCCAAGGAAAACGGATGGTCTCTCTGTCCTTGGCTCCTATATGGTGCCACCAGTCGCCGCAGAGACCACCATGAGCATTATCAACCAGCACATTAAAATGTCGATAGGGCGCAAGCCAGTAGTAGAACTGATCCAAAAGAACCATAGATACTGCGCCAGCAAGAAAAACGTGAATTCTCCGCCTAAGATGCAATGCAAGCCTAAGCCCAAACTGATGACAGCAATGGCTTATAATCGCACGCCCATCCTTCGACCGATCCATGAGACAAGTTCAATATTGGCGGAGAACCGCACCGTACTGCTCTCCAAAAATCCGGGTTCGAGTTCCAATCAAGAGGTTATCGTACTGCATCCGCCCGTCCTTGGCTTTCGACCCTCCAAGAACTCCCTCTGCCTGGATGATGTGCAGATGCAGCTTATCAAAGTTCAGCACAGCGAGCCGCATGTGAGCCCGAGGCCGATGTGATCTAAAACAGAGCCATCCAGAGGTTGAACTCTATGGCGTAGCCATCCAGCCATAGCATAGCTGATATTTCTTCACACATAGTTCTCTGCCCCAACCAATGTACCAGAGTATCATAGTAAAGAACAGCAACAAACCGAAGCCGCAGGACTCAGCTGCCTTTTATTCAATGAGATCCCTGGCCGGGAGTCGTGATCCGAGGGTGTCACGCTCCACTGCAAAGCGCGTTGGCGGGGAACTCCGATGTGGAACGGGGACGGGGACTGGCACTCATTGTTTTCCTATCAATGAACTTTTCAATAATTAATTTATGACCATTTTCGGGTCCATTGAGGCGTAACCAACGATCCGCTGGCCAATTGATTTCGCAAGCATCTCACTGGTATcatttttctttatttatacTAAATTTAGAGTTAGAGAAGAATCACAAAAGCTTAAATCTAAGATCGAGTATAGCTTAACCGTGGCTCAAGTGGAAGCTGGATTCGCTGTCGCTTCCATTTCCGCTCCCAAATAGGCTGTAGGCGGccgcatccacatccacgtCGCCGTTGTTGAGAAGGTCGCACAGGGCCAGAATGTAGGATTGGGCCATCTGGAGGGTCTCGAACTTGGACAGCTTCTGATCGATGGACGGGGCTGGGACCACTTCCCGCAAGCGGTCGAAGGCCTCGTTTAGGCCATTCATGCGCTTTCTTTCCCGGGCATTGGCCGCCTGGCGTCGTCGCTTTTGCACCGTGGGACTGAGAACGACCGTCTCTTGGCCGGCTGCTTGGCACTGGCCCTCTGATCTCCTGGAGCCCTCGCTCTTGCGCCTCTTGAGCTGGTCCATGCCCGCCTCTGTGCGCATCTCAAGGTCAACGGAGTGGGTGGCCGGGGGCAGCTCCAGGCTAGCTCCGCCTGCTACATCCAGAAACTGCCAGTCGGGAGAGAGGTAGGCGGTATGGCTGTACTCCTGCGTGGAGCATACCATCGGCGTCAGGTTGTAGTTAGGGCTGCCCAAGTACTGGGAGCTGCTGTTGTCCTCCTCGGACGAGTAGTAGTAGCTCATGACTCGGGGTTCTGCACGGCTCGAAAGTTCCACCGCAACTGCCGcgcgactgctgctgctgctgcacggAACAGCACGAGGCCTTTCGATCGGGCAACCACCGAAAGGGATGGGACGGGATGGCTTTACAAATATTTTTACCGCTGCGTTGACCAAGTTTGTGTAAATGGCCCGCAAATGACCCCTTGCCCCTCTGGCAGGATCCTCAAAGCCATTACCATATCCCAAGGATCGTCGGCAGGGGCGGCTACTCGCTGTCGACGTCGACGTCGCTGTCGGTGCCAGTTAGGGGTTAGAAATACGAACGCTCTCCCTCGCTCTTTCGCTCCCTTGCGCACGCCTACACTTTGTTCTTCTTCGACCTTTCATTCACTCTTTGCGCTGCACTGCTCTGGCACGCGTCATAGCTTGCCAAATTGGCGCTATCATGGCATGTGATCTTCCtctctcttcttttttttttgtaatttgtgACTTTCACGCTCAACAGCACACCAGCCAGGGAGGTGGGCAGAGGGGAACTTCGACGAGGATGAGCTACTGGCTTGCCTGGGCCATCAATTAACTCGCTTCTGGAACTGCATTCTGGCTCGTGTCTCGTGACCATATGTTGCACTGAGCCCAGAACCCAATTCcaggccacagccacagccatatGGTCAAGGCTCGGCAATACTAGTGCCAGTAGCAGTCCTTGAAGCAAACAATGAATCCAGTTGAGACACGACATTTGTTGTCTCGCCAGCTCTTGGATTGAACATCCCATTAAATATCTATCAGATAAATATCCCTACATAcagtgtatatgtatgtatcccTGAAATATCCCATTTTACCTTTGGAATGCATTTGCAGCACTGCTCTGTTAAGTGCAACAGAGATAGATAGCCGCTGAAGCTGGGGCGCTCTTCCCCGCAGAACTGCATGTACGCGGAACATGTTTGCGCATGTACCGTCCCCATTCCCCCTttcccacacccacacccacgcTATCTCTCCCTCTCAATTAAAGTTTGGCTCAGGGTGTATGCATATAAGGTGAGGCATTCTTTTCTTGGCACTCTCGCACGCTCGTAACGTGCGTTAGCTTATGTCGCAAGTATGTATATGCTTCGAATATTACCGACACTGATAAGAATTGTAATTTGATTGACTCATAATTAATTAGTGGTGAAACCAACAAATGGTAGTACTACAGCTTCTTGCAGAGTAACGTGAGAACGCCTGCAATCGCCTCACCCTATGCTCGTATCAGTACACTTGGTTTTCGCTCTCGCACTCTGAGCCGACGAGGTCCTTCGTGTGCTCGCTGATACAGCAACAGGGCAGGATATAACAGGACCCCAACCTGCAGAGTGTTGCCATTCCCGAAATCGTTCAGGTTCCCCAAACATTTGTGTACCTTAACAGGCGCGCCGACAAAAACTGCAAGCTGCACAAAATCTTTGCCTTAAAAAGTGTCACAGAAAAGTAATATCAAAATGTGTGTTTATTTGGGAGCCACTGACGATCTAATGGAGATAACTTTCTTCGTCCTGTGCCGTGTCCTGGAGCTGTCTCTCTTCACCTGTATGATGATATGCAACGCGATCAAGTCCAAGTGGAACAACACCAAGGCCATCGAGATGGCAGAGCCTTGACCCAACGGATGGCAGCATGACTACATAGATGTGGAGCCTACTGCCAATTCGATAGTGTGACTTGTTCTTCttcatgtgtgtgtgaaagTTCAATTAGCGATGCAATATCCATAGGAATAAGCATAAATGTCTGTGTAAATGTTCTAGGTGAAACCTTTTCGTATAGgataaacatacatatatggttCAATAGAAAAAGCATAACTGTGTAAATGTTCCAGAGAGCACCAAtaaattattataattatgaTCTGTTTTCTTGTCCTGGTAATTGGGCAATAACTTAAGAATGGCCAACCTTTTGCGAGGGGTTCTAAATGATTTGTTTGACGCGGTCGTTTTTCCCATGCAGTACATATAGGTTTGTGGGTGGCTTTTAGACCTGGACTCTGAAAATACGCTAAACTTAGAGCATAATTTCTAGTGCTCTGCTGCCCCTTCTGCATGAGAATAAAAGTATAGTTTTATGTCTCTGCTTAAAGCAAGGGGGAAATGTGAGCAcattaaatttgtattttgattccTTATTCATCATTGAAGCATTGCTCTTCTGGTTTTTTTTgatttacttttatttctgTGTAACAAAAATGTTTTACAAGTATGGATAAAATTGAAGATTTCCCAAACGAAACTTAATTGCGAGTGCACAACGCTATGGCAGAGGCACCCGCAATCGCAGGCCCATCCGATAATGATGGCAACATTGATGAGCCGATTATCTACGACTACATGAGATATCCGAACAAGAAGAAGAGAAACAAGCTTCCGGCTACACGAACAACGGCAAAATTAACATACAGGAGGTGGCTCTGCGCACCGAAGAGGAGCAGGTAATATCCATCAAAATATAACCTTTTCTACCAATAATTTAATCAATGCGGTTTCTCCAGTCTAAGAGTACAATGAAGCGCGACAATATTTAATCGCTCACGTACCAAAGAGAAGTAGGAGTGTACACAAATATGGTATAGCCTATTCTACCACCGTTCCCTTATAGGAAAAGTCTGATGAATCGGCTCTCATCTAATAACATCATCCATTTCTACGAATCAAAGATTGCCCTAAACCAAAAGATGCTCCAGACCCCTAGGCTCCCATTTAAAAAT
It encodes the following:
- the LOC108157973 gene encoding uncharacterized protein LOC108157973 isoform X1; this encodes MVHWFQAPWGTSGRAYKMDSKNNIYTKNERLTNEEVNVERLIRMYRANQCLWNPKSPGYHCAPLKQSAWNRITRILNNGLTTDQVKLQVLSLRNYYDTECQAIKRSQREGLTYVPCRSIFKDLQFLPDLEPDEAEKFNGRPSVCDDQLQFIIDDVMSVMSKNLVECRRSLHVDLQAPFGEKISDSDISSPNKSSKEFVEFDISSLSDSDFETPVTSLPLRATSGADRQYDGQDEKESSNSSSHQQSRERYQVRGACPCPPDSEREGGFQKHARPTENYSHNGPYEVAPATTPRNSPAGHLQPLRPRMEASNSNSQCSRNSTEHQSISARSNYCSRPSDKEECNVLLLKFNPENDMRSRTNNKVFCTYHPADNREIQEDKRDYNDIDASGQQLQSAETPLFEYYNSNENKALPADCSYSYDPSHQYTQGYAQQSTEQNEQDQNCYYPEVSDPYEYDDCYCTPAQEVAQLYHQGEESIANEEPTLRRPQTFAGYQRKYSNTEPDDAPTDAQTREQFSPNRFKRMPQPRQEDIPGSSSKDTTNSAPIVRSRGSRSSGADSYGAQQCAALAAQIMDDYCLGQCRRVQKTYPDDVDEFCEEPVARRPQRRYQPEDVIYVECPARRQGQPRNEVARRRESSPSKVSKARDEYKYGPQEDFVKSTEHDQGRRTSNQFAREYTQDRQQGQYEYDAQESFKDAEQRPKRIPQRRSYIREKAQAEDQSRGAQPPFQRFEKIPCKDDTCPLLNRTMEVAPRQVPRRSSDKGQTKPEKRTPPSERQQQIRGQTDYRQRRGMDGTDEPYMTNRCLPSSPNDSQPKSAPTLNQKYGSLEIDPYEVDDCLCEDDPKYPQEIASTKRKSRQDDLGIPSSERNNRDDRYQEQRPKQYPQRRSYQREETAKNLPQGQRFQEIPCNNDLCPFVNPNFPENTSSKRNSQDDRQPKSRPTSKKMDRNQEESSDLYEVDDCLCEDDPKYPQEIASTKRKSRQDDLGIPSSERNNRDDRYQEQRPKQYPQRRSYQREETAKNLPQGQRFQEIPCNNDLCPFVNPNFPENTSSKRNSQDDRPLKSNPTSKKMDSSQEESTDLNEIDDCLCEDESMITEKSSEKRNIRLEESRGPVTASTKRNSGDDRQEEPSVPEVVSSEKGSRREELSVPDTTSSKRYSQENRQPKSNPTSKKMDSSQEESTDLNEIDDCLCEDESMITEKSSKKRNIRLEESRGPVTASPKRNSRDDRQEEPSVPEVASSEKGSRREEPSVPDTTSSKKNSQENRQPKSNPTSKKMDSSQEESTALNEIDDYLREDDSMVPEKTSEKRNIRLEDSRDPGTASTKRNSRDDRQEEPRVPEVTSPKRSNRREEPSVPDTTTSKRNSQENRPPKSITTSKKMDISQEESTDLNEIDDYLREDDSMVPEKTSAKRNIRLEDSRDPVTASTKRNNRDDRQEEPRVPEVTSPKRSSRREEPSVPDTTSSKRNSQENRPPKSITTSKKMYDSQEKSTDLNESDDCRCEDESLFPEKTSAKRNIRLEKASVSENASPKKSSNREEPIVPVIASSKRNWRDDHTDDLRVPRIQSSKRNNQEDWQQEQRPRRYPQRRSYQGEEPAKNLPQGQAFEEIIPCNNDLCPFVKPNFPENTLSKRNSPDDRQPKSRPTSKKMDRNQEESSDLYEVDDCLCEDDLMGPQEITSTKRNSRQDVLGIPSSKRNNRDDRQQEQTKRQYPQRRSYQGEKPAKNLPQGQRFEEIPNRNFPENTSSKRNSPDDRQTKSRPTSPDLYEVDDCLCEDESMVPEKTPAKRNIRQEEPSVSKIASPTRSSRWKEPSVPGTAPPKRNSQNDRKGKFAPTSQKINVGNEKPMEPKEVDDCRCDENVEIAASKRNRNKNSRKDDEKDTKAQTDNTKGSRNNNEEPKKSTPKKNNTFKNYVNEQKCECDDADNSYRQPDNYSKKANGRNIPHSTKESTRTSIKKNVTAVPTRTGREDEKDNSDSEYCDCQIGVESPNGKNIRSKSGNSRNTEDVEEVNEKGRNMRLDIKKKENGTESMDDLEDSTSLCDCECFCEDEEEKPTDDKAEEETSAKKKLRTQQIAKATPRSQSTAGRSSATPKSRLRRSSNAEEMAKKPISSRSSKHNRHISGKRSMKNADYDGGTSSRCPFDLNRASYYICQLQDDDEENQYLIIVPEAKYRRMSVNRTCPGQELAKRKPCTPRQCSGFDTLSWASPKPAHQSSPRKTDGLSVLGSYMVPPVAAETTMSIINQHIKMSIGRKPVVELIQKNHRYCASKKNVNSPPKMQCKPKPKLMTAMAYNRTPILRPIHETSSILAENRTVLLSKNPGSSSNQEVIVLHPPVLGFRPSKNSLCLDDVQMQLIKVQHSEPHVSPRPM
- the LOC108157973 gene encoding uncharacterized protein LOC108157973 isoform X2, translating into MVHWFQAPWGTSGRAYKMDSKNNIYTKNERLTNEEVNVERLIRMYRANQCLWNPKSPGYHCAPLKQSAWNRITRILNNGLTTDQVKLQVLSLRNYYDTECQAIKRSQREGLTYVPCRSIFKDLQFLPDLEPDEAEKFNGRPSVCDDQLQFIIDDVMSVMSKNLVECRRSLHVDLQAPFGEKISDSDISSPNKSSKEFVEFDISSLSDSDFETPVTSLPLRATSGADRQYDGQDEKESSNSSSHQQSRERYQVRGACPCPPDSEREGGFQKHARPTENYSHNGPYEVAPATTPRNSPAGHLQPLRPRMEASNSNSQCSRNSTEHQSISARSNYCSRPSDKEECNVLLLKFNPENDMRSRTNNKVFCTYHPADNREIQEDKRDYNDIDASGQQLQSAETPLFEYYNSNENKALPADCSYSYDPSHQYTQGYAQQSTEQNEQDQNCYYPEVSDPYEYDDCYCTPAQEVAQLYHQGEESIANEEPTLRRPQTFAGYQRKYSNTEPDDAPTDAQTREQFSPNRFKRMPQPRQEDIPGSSSKDTTNSAPIVRSRGSRSSGADSYGAQQCAALAAQIMDDYCLGQCRRVQKTYPDDVDEFCEEPVARRPQRRYQPEDVIYVECPARRQGQPRNEVARRRESSPSKVSKARDEYKYGPQEDFVKSTEHDQGRRTSNQFAREYTQDRQQGQYEYDAQESFKDAEQRPKRIPQRRSYIREKAQAEDQSRGAQPPFQRFEKIPCKDDTCPLLNRTMEVAPRQVPRRSSDKGQTKPEKRTPPSERQQQIRGQTDYRQRRGMDGTDEPYMTNRCLPSSPNDSQPKSAPTLNQKYGSLEIDPYEVDDCLCEDDPKYPQEIASTKRKSRQDDLGIPSSERNNRDDRYQEQRPKQYPQRRSYQREETAKNLPQGQRFQEIPCNNDLCPFVNPNFPENTSSKRNSQDDRQPKSRPTSKKMDRNQEESSDLYEVDDCLCEDDPKYPQEIASTKRKSRQDDLGIPSSERNNRDDRYQEQRPKQYPQRRSYQREETAKNLPQGQRFQEIPCNNDLCPFVNPNFPENTSSKRNSQDDRPLKSNPTSKKMDSSQEESTDLNEIDDCLCEDESMITEKSSEKRNIRLEESRGPVTASTKRNSGDDRQEEPSVPEVVSSEKGSRREELSVPDTTSSKRYSQENRQPKSNPTSKKMDSSQEESTDLNEIDDCLCEDESMITEKSSKKRNIRLEESRGPVTASPKRNSRDDRQEEPSVPEVASSEKGSRREEPSVPDTTSSKKNSQENRQPKSNPTSKKMDSSQEESTALNEIDDYLREDDSMVPEKTSEKRNIRLEDSRDPGTASTKRNSRDDRQEEPRVPEVTSPKRSNRREEPSVPDTTTSKRNSQENRPPKSITTSKKMDISQEESTDLNEIDDYLREDDSMVPEKTSAKRNIRLEDSRDPVTASTKRNNRDDRQEEPRVPEVTSPKRSSRREEPSVPDTTSSKRNSQENRPPKSITTSKKMYDSQEKSTDLNESDDCRCEDESLFPEKTSAKRNIRLEKASVSENASPKKSSNREEPIVPVIASSKRNWRDDHTDDLRVPRIQSSKRNNQEDWQQEQRPRRYPQRRSYQGEEPAKNLPQGQAFEEIIPCNNDLCPFVKPNFPENTLSKRNSPDDRQPKSRPTSKKMDRNQEESSDLYEVDDCLCEDDLMGPQEITSTKRNSRQDVLGIPSSKRNNRDDRQQEQTKRQYPQRRSYQGEKPAKNLPQGQRFEEIPNRNFPENTSSKRNSPDDRQTKSRPTSPDLYEVDDCLCEDESMVPEKTPAKRNIRQEEPSVSKIASPTRSSRWKEPSVPGTAPPKRNSQNDRKGKFAPTSQKINVGNEKPMEPKEVDDCRCDENVEIAASKRNRNKNSRKDDEKDTKAQTDNTKGSRNNNEEPKKSTPKKNNTFKNYVNEQKCECDDADNSYRQPDNYSKKANGRNIPHSTKESTRTSIKKNVTAVPTRTGREDEKDNSDSEYCDCQIGVESPNGKNIRSKSGNSRNTEDVEEVNEKGRNMRLDIKKKENGTESMDDLEDSTSLCDCECFCEDEEEKPTDDKAEEETSAKKKLRTQQIAKATPRSQSTAGRSSATPKSRLRRSSNAEEMAKKPISSRSSKHNRHISG
- the LOC108159150 gene encoding protein atonal homolog 1, which codes for MSYYYSSEEDNSSSQYLGSPNYNLTPMVCSTQEYSHTAYLSPDWQFLDVAGGASLELPPATHSVDLEMRTEAGMDQLKRRKSEGSRRSEGQCQAAGQETVVLSPTVQKRRRQAANARERKRMNGLNEAFDRLREVVPAPSIDQKLSKFETLQMAQSYILALCDLLNNGDVDVDAAAYSLFGSGNGSDSESSFHLSHG
- the LOC108159155 gene encoding uncharacterized protein LOC108159155, producing the protein MCVYLGATDDLMEITFFVLCRVLELSLFTCMMICNAIKSKWNNTKAIEMAEP